A genomic stretch from candidate division WOR-3 bacterium includes:
- a CDS encoding Zn-dependent exopeptidase M28, translating to MSTSDPGSKAAAYLEKLCSVKPNRRTGSAGNRAATAFFARTVRRFGYEVDATPFDCLDHPVARASLGNGRFEVLASPYTLSCDVRTGLVAVSTVSQLERADCRDRILLLRGPICDEQLMPKNFVFYNPEHHRRVVALLEQKHPAAIVAATKRNPDMVGALDPFPLIVDGDFGIPCAHCRDQVGRELARHAGARLRLRIDGGRRRAKGSNVVARLNAGAARKIVLTAHIDAYEDSPGASDNASGTVVLLLLAGMLADYDGELGVEIVALNGEDHYSAAGQMDYLKRYGDAMTGIVLAVNVDDVGYVKGKTEYSLYGCAKQLARRVGNTLAGSAGLVPGEPWQSGDHMVFVQAGVPAVALTSGLVPELMRTVTHTEKDLPEIVECGKLVEVARALAALVRSI from the coding sequence ATGTCAACGAGTGACCCCGGAAGCAAGGCGGCTGCCTACCTTGAGAAGCTCTGTTCGGTGAAGCCGAACCGGCGCACCGGCTCGGCCGGGAACCGCGCGGCCACCGCTTTCTTTGCCCGCACGGTCCGGCGATTCGGATACGAGGTGGACGCGACGCCTTTCGATTGCCTCGACCACCCGGTCGCCCGCGCCTCGCTTGGAAACGGGCGGTTCGAGGTGCTGGCCAGCCCGTACACATTGAGCTGCGACGTACGGACCGGGCTGGTGGCCGTCTCGACCGTCAGCCAACTGGAGCGCGCGGACTGCCGCGACAGGATTCTGCTGCTGCGCGGTCCGATATGCGATGAGCAGTTGATGCCGAAGAACTTCGTCTTCTACAACCCGGAGCACCACCGGCGGGTCGTCGCGTTGCTCGAGCAGAAGCATCCGGCCGCCATCGTGGCGGCAACGAAGCGCAACCCGGATATGGTCGGCGCGCTGGACCCGTTCCCCCTCATCGTGGACGGCGACTTCGGGATCCCCTGCGCCCACTGCCGCGACCAGGTCGGAAGAGAGCTGGCGCGGCACGCCGGCGCGAGGCTGCGTCTTCGGATTGACGGAGGTCGCCGGCGGGCTAAGGGGTCGAACGTGGTCGCGCGGCTGAACGCCGGCGCGGCCCGGAAGATTGTACTGACCGCGCACATCGACGCCTACGAGGACTCGCCCGGGGCGTCGGACAACGCGTCCGGAACCGTAGTGCTGCTGCTCCTGGCCGGGATGCTGGCAGACTACGACGGCGAACTCGGGGTGGAGATCGTCGCCCTCAACGGAGAGGACCACTACAGCGCGGCCGGGCAGATGGACTACCTGAAACGCTACGGAGACGCGATGACCGGTATCGTGCTCGCGGTGAACGTGGATGACGTCGGGTACGTGAAGGGGAAGACCGAGTACTCGCTCTACGGCTGCGCGAAGCAACTGGCGCGCCGGGTCGGCAACACGCTCGCCGGTTCTGCCGGCCTGGTCCCCGGTGAGCCTTGGCAGAGCGGTGACCACATGGTATTCGTCCAGGCCGGGGTCCCGGCTGTTGCTCTCACCTCCGGATTGGTGCCCGAGTTGATGCGTACCGTAACGCACACCGAGAAGGACCTGCCGGAGATCGTCGAGTGCGGTAAACTGGTCGAGGTTGCCCGGGCGCTTGCTGCCCTGGTCAGGTCAATCTAG